Below is a window of Coregonus clupeaformis isolate EN_2021a chromosome 15, ASM2061545v1, whole genome shotgun sequence DNA.
AAGACTCATAATTTTCTACAATACAATATATCAATCTTCCTGGGTGTATCACAGTTGTCCATTAGAATGCTACATAAGGTTTAACCTCCAGTGCGCTTGAAGTAAGTATTAATGAAGTAAGTTGAAATAAGtagtaataataaaataaataaatgattccTAATTCTGTTTGTTTGTGGCTTCCAGGTCAATTATCATGCCAGGTGCTACCATCTGTCCCCATTGACTGCTGTCAGTGTGATGTATAATGTTACCAAGAGTCAGGTAATAAATGCTTTTCATGAACCCAAAACCCAACATTCACAATTAGGCCTAACATACAATATGTTGTTCAAAAGCTATTGAAAATGTGAATTTGGCGCTAGCATTTTGTTTTAATGCTGGTATATTGTTGTGAATTCTCTGCTCGCAGGGTCCAAAGGCCTTATGGAAAGGAATGGGCAGCACCTTTGTTGTACAAGGAGTCACATTGGGCACAGAAGGCATCATTAGTGAATGCACTCCACTACCACGGTATGGATGATATTTTAGACAAGAAACCTAGCTAACAGGTTGCAAGAAACCTAGCTAACGGGTTTGAATAGATATTGCCCTTAGTCTTCGCCTGATCGCCCACCATATCCTATTCCTTATGGATTAGCTTTgacaaatatatatttgttttattgcTGTTTATAAAAATCAAGCACAACATCCCCAGCGAGTCATTTTAGATGCCGTTAAGTGTCAAACTTCCATTCACAATGTAATGTAGCCTCTACCAGAGCATGCTGAAGTGGGCGATTCTACTCAGAGGGGCCATATCTATCAGCTTCAAGGGTTCCAGTGAGATGGCCAGGACATCCCAGTACCAGAATCAAAGACCACTAAGAACTTTAAATGAATACATAAAACGAAACTATAGCGCATACTTCAACAATaactgttcaaacaacacaaaaactagtataaaccagcctttttAAATTCTTAAAAATCACAAACATGTTGAATCTCCTTATTTGAACATATGAAATAAACTAATATGAACTGTTGGTTACCTGGTACCGTGGATAGAGGTCTGACTGTGTTTGTTTGTTCTTAGGGAACTCTCCCACAAATGGAACCCAAAGCAAGTTATTGGGCATTTGGTTCTGAAAGGGTAATAACATTTATTTTCTTTCATTTATAATGGATGGTTTTCATACTGTAAAAAGTAGTGACAAAGTATCTGTATGGTTAAAGTGATGATCAAATTGCTTAACTATTGAGTGCATATGGATATATTTATCAAAACTGTGCAGTGGAATTGAGAAGGGACTTTACACTTAGTAAATGCTGTTATCAGATGGTGTTGATTATATCTTTATTCCAGTAGATTGCTTTGATCTTATGAACAGTCATTGCGTATCTCTCTCCTTATTACAGTTTGACCTATGTGGTTGCCATGCCATTTTACTCAGCTAGTCTCATTGAAACTGTGCAGGTCAGTGTGTCCATACTTATATGAATGATGATCCCTTTGTCGTATGTTGTATTTTGGCCACCCTTATCTTGTCTGTTGGTATCGCTACTATAACTCCCCTTCACTTTCTAACTGACTTTGGGTGAGTTTCCCTAAAAAATAAAGATCATCTTGAACGTGAAGACAGTGGTGTAAAAATACCTTCAAGTACTACTTATGTCGTTTTTTGTGGTATctatactttactatttatatttttgacaacttttacttcactacattactAAAGAACATAATGTACTTTTAACTCCATATATTTTCCcttacacccaaaagtactcgttaaatGTTGGATGCTTAGCAGGAGAGGAAAATGGTCAAagtcatgcacttatcaagagaacacgtggtcatccctgctgcctctgatctggcggactcactaaacacaaatgcattgtttgtaaatgatgtctgagtgtgccTCTGTCTATCAgtatattttaaaaacaagaaagtGGTGCCATCTGccttgcttaatataaggaatttgaaatgatttatacttttacttttgatacttaagtatattttagctcttacatttacttttgatacttaagtatatttagaaccaaatacttttagacttttactcaattagtattttactgggtgacttttacttgagtaactttctattaaggtatcaatacttttactcaagtatgacaattgggtactttttccaccactgtgtgaAGATCATTGTTCGTCCATTGCCTACCAAAAATAAATATGATGTTTATGTTTTTGGGAAACTCAACCTTTATCAGTATCAAAGATTCAGTACATTTTACAATTCCTTCGCAGATATGGTCATTCCAATCCAAACACACAAGCAAAGATAATTTTAGGCCATTCTTAACTATTCTGCAATATCATACCAATGCTGTCCCTTGTCGTGTATCCCCAGAGTGAGATAATCCGGGACAACCCTGGCATCCTGGATTGTGTGAAGGAGGGTGTGGGCCGGGTCATGGGCATGGGCATCCCCCACAGCAAGCGCCTGCTGCCCCTATGGGGCCTCATGCTTCCCACCGTGCTCCACGGGGTCCTCCACTATGTGGTGAGCTCCACCGTGCAGAAGCTAGTGCTCTTCCTCCTGCGCCGGAGAAGCCCGGCCAAACAGCCCGTGGACGGCTCAGAGACAGTCCAGACCATGCTGGACGCCTACTTCCCTGAACTCATGGCTAGTTTTGTGGCCAGTCTGTGTGCCGACGTCCTCCTCTATCCGCTGGAGACGGTGATGCACAGGCTCCACATCCAGGGCACGCGCACCATCATCGACAACACGGACCTGGGCTTTGAGGTCCTGCCCATCAACACGCAGTATGAGGGTATCAGGGACTGTGTGAATGTGATCCGCCGAGAGGAGGGAGCGCTGGGATTCTACAAGGGCTTCGGATCCATCGTGGTGCAGTACTCGCTACACGCCGCCGTGCTGCAGATCACCAAGGTGATCTATTCCACCTTGCTGCAAAACACTTAAAGAAAAACAATGCAATATATTTCTAAATGTTTTTTGGGCTGGTGGTTCCCCCCTTAGAAGTCAGGGTTGGGCTCATTCCAGAAAATGTTGTCCCGAAAATACCAAAAAATGTCTTGTTTTTTTCTGTCCAGAAGCACGTTGCAGGTGTTTGCCGAGAGAGGTGTTCCTCACGTAATTTTCACCACTCCCACTGTGTCATAAAGTACTAAATAATATGTTCTATAATAGATGGCATCAACAAATATCCCCAATAGTCATAGAAGGAAATATACACTTAACTTCCATCTGTCAAACTAACTCATCCTGGCATAATTTATGTGAAGTATTAGTCAGTAGTCTTCTCTGCAAATCATGTTGACAAGCTTTCTCAGTGCTTCTCTACTTTGTATGAATGTGGTGATTTGTTGCTTTTGGGTTTGTGTTAGCACTAGCAGAGGAAGGATTGAGCCAGAAATGTATGTACAGAATGTCTTTAAATTATTATTGCTTTAGGAGTGATaatgtgtgtgtaggtatgtatCAAGTTGTtcacatttacatgtacattgcAAATACATGTGAGTACATTGCAAATTAACAGTACATTTAGGAACAATTTAAAGGTATTTAGTACGAGACTAGGAACATGAGCAGAAAAAGTATAATTTATGCAGATGGATGATTGAGTTCAGGGAGTTTAAGTGATTGAACTGCCTCTTGTAAATGTTTAAGGACTTTATGGAGCTCAGAGTAGGGAAATCTATAAGATAATATCTTCATCGTTTGAGAAccttgctgaaaataaatgtctGACTTATTCTCCGTATGCATTTCTGTAATTTGAACAATGAgttcggtttgagtgtgtcaagaactgcaacactgctggttTTTCACacgcaacagtttcctgtgtgtctcaagaatggtccaccaccttgacacaactgtgggaagaattggagtcaacatgggccagcatccctgtggaatgctttcgacaccttgtagagtccatgtcccgatgaattgaggctgttctgaaccCAAAAGCGGGAGCAACTCAATATTGGGAAGGTGTTCCTAAGGttatgtacactcagtgtatatttaaatATGTCTCTGATTTACCTGTACTGGACCTCAGTAAAGGGTTTTTAATTACTATATAAAACGTTCCATCCACCAACACTTGTCTcgtctaccagccagctctacaCACAAGTAGATCTATTATATCCCCAATAAAAAGCTTTTTGGAAATCAACAAATCATAGTGGAATTCATAGCTATGCAAaaagtacagtgccttgaaaaagtattcatcccccttggcgtttttcctattttgttgcattacaacctgtaatttaaattgattttaatttggatttcatgtaatggacatacacaaaatagtcaaaattggtgaagtgaaatgcaaaaaataacttatttcaaaaaattcgaaaaaataaataacgaaaaatggtgcatgcatatgtattcaccccctttgctatgaagcccctaaataagatctggtgcaaccaattaccttcagaagtcacatatttagttaaataaagtccacctgtgtgcaatctaagtgacacgtgatctgtcacatgatctcagtacatatacacctgttctgaaaagccccagagtctgcaacaccactaagcaaggatcaccactaagcaaggatcaccaccaagcaagcggcaccatgaagaccaaggagctctccaaacaggtcagggacaaagttgtggagaagtacagatcaaggttgggttataaaaaaatatccgaaactttgaacatcccatggagcaccattaaatccattattaaaaaatttaaagaatatggcaccacaacaaacctgcaaagagagggcagcccaccaaaattcacggaccaagcaaggagggcattaatcagagaggcaacaaagagaccaaagataacccgtttggtgtttgccagaaggcatgtgggagactccccaaacatatggaagaaggtactctggtcagatgagactaaaattgagctttttggccatcaaggaaaacgctatgtctggcgcaaacgcaacacctctcatcaccccgagaacaccatcccctcagtgaagcatggtggtggcaacatcatgcggtggggatgtgtttcatcggaaggaactgggaaactggtcagaattgaaggaatgatggatggcactaaatacagggaaattcttgagggaaacctgtttcagtcttccagagatttgagactgggactgaggttcaccttccagcaggacaatgaccctaagcatactgctaaagcaacactcgagtggtttaaggggaaacatttaaatgtcttggaatggcctaatcaaagcccagacctcaatccaattgagaatctgtggtatgacttaaagattgctgtacaccagcggaacccatccaacttgaaggagctggagcagttttgccttgaagaatgggcagaaatcccagtggctagatgtgccaagcttatagagacataccccaagagacttgcagctgtaattgctgcaaaaggtggctctacaaagtattgactttggggggatgaatatttatgcacgctcaagttttctgtttttttgtcttgtttgtttcacaaaaaaaatatattgcatctatgttgtgtaaatcaaatgatacaaaccccccaaaaatccattttgaatccaggttgtaaggcaacaaaataggaaaaatgccaaggggggtgaatacttttgcaagccactgtaggctgTCTACTGTATCAGCCATCATAAGGGAGGTATGAGGAATGctctagatacagtgagggaaaaaagtatttgatcccctgctgattttgtacgtttgcccactgacaaagaaatgatcagtctataattttaatggtaggtttatttgaacagtgagagacagaataacaacaaaaaaaatcagaaaaacgcatgtcaaaaatgttataaattgatttgcattttaatgagggaaataagtatttgacccctctgcaaaacatgacttagtacttggtggcaaaacccttgttggcaatcacagaggtcagacgttacttgtagttggccaccaggtttgcacacatctcaggagggattttgtcccactcctctttgcagatcttctccaagtcattaaggtttcgaggctgatgtttggcaactcgaaccttcagctccctccacagatgttctatgtgattaaggtctggagactggctaggccactccaggtccttaatgtgcttcttcttgagccactcctttgttgccttggccatgtgtttttggtcattgtcatgctggaatacccatccacgacccatttcaatgccctggctgagggaaggaggttctcacccaagatttgacggtacatggccccgtccatcgtccctttgatgcggtgaaattgtcatgtccccttagcagaaaaacacccctaaagcataatgtttccacctccatgtttgacggtgggtatggtgttcttggggtcataggcagcattcctcctcctccaaacacggcgagttgagttgatgccaaagagctcgattttggtctcatctgaccacaacactttcacccagttctcctctgaatcattcagatgttcattggcaaccttcagatgggcatgtatatgtgctttcttgagcagggggaccttgcgggcactgcaggatttcagtccttcacggcgtagtgtgttaccaattgttttcttggt
It encodes the following:
- the LOC121582804 gene encoding solute carrier family 25 member 46, encoding MTSRRPDNFDGLGYRGREDPAFSGGYSGRSFNNSSSVDLQNWVTTPPDIPGSRNLHFDDRTPQFEAAPAAEDTLPTAPPSEQLNRFAGFGIGLASLFTENVLAHPCIVFRRQCQVNYHARCYHLSPLTAVSVMYNVTKSQGPKALWKGMGSTFVVQGVTLGTEGIISECTPLPRELSHKWNPKQVIGHLVLKGLTYVVAMPFYSASLIETVQSEIIRDNPGILDCVKEGVGRVMGMGIPHSKRLLPLWGLMLPTVLHGVLHYVVSSTVQKLVLFLLRRRSPAKQPVDGSETVQTMLDAYFPELMASFVASLCADVLLYPLETVMHRLHIQGTRTIIDNTDLGFEVLPINTQYEGIRDCVNVIRREEGALGFYKGFGSIVVQYSLHAAVLQITKVIYSTLLQNT